Proteins found in one Gammaproteobacteria bacterium genomic segment:
- a CDS encoding OPT/YSL family transporter, with protein sequence MALSTPSSATTPITGRPRELTLRALVTGVVLGALLAPCNVYSGLKIGWSFNMSITALLLGFAFWMPLARWFRIAPWGILESNINQTAASSAASIISGGLVAPIPALALITGKNLPWTTLTAWVFAVSFLGVWVGWYLRPRLIVESRLAFPAGVATAETMRDIFSHGREAMRRVGMLFGSLSAAAAFNAVDDFLWQIPRWAPSFSAQKLTLAFDPSLLLLGFGSIIGLRAGLGLLAGALLAWGLAAPELIDRGVVDVAGAENWFQPLVGWLLWPGVTLMVTTSLVGFAAALLHRADNVTVRGAARGREPGQGARLGGFALAAGLAIVLQMLLFDVHWSMAVAAIPMAFALAMVAARVTGETGIPPIGAIGKVSQLSFAVMAPGKPVTNLMTANVAGGAAGQCADLLNDFRAGHLIGASPGFQVVAQCAGILTGSLVGSLVYLKLISDPERQLLTPEWPAPAVATWKAVADSLTHGLGSIPPSAMFAMAIAAVFGIVLALLERRIRGPRLVWLPSGTTLGLAFVMPAGISITLFLGALLAAILHRFAPHWSARFLLSIAAGLVAGESLYGVIRVWF encoded by the coding sequence ATGGCCCTGTCCACGCCTTCTTCCGCGACGACACCGATTACCGGTCGCCCCCGGGAGCTGACGCTGCGCGCGCTGGTGACCGGCGTCGTGCTCGGGGCGCTGCTCGCTCCCTGCAACGTCTACTCGGGTCTCAAGATCGGCTGGTCGTTCAATATGTCGATCACGGCCCTGCTGCTGGGTTTTGCGTTCTGGATGCCGCTGGCGCGCTGGTTCCGGATCGCGCCGTGGGGAATCCTGGAGAGCAACATCAACCAGACCGCGGCCTCGTCCGCGGCGTCGATCATCTCCGGCGGGCTGGTCGCGCCGATCCCCGCGCTCGCGCTGATCACCGGGAAAAACCTGCCGTGGACGACCCTGACAGCCTGGGTGTTCGCGGTCAGTTTTCTCGGCGTCTGGGTCGGCTGGTACCTGCGCCCTCGCCTGATCGTCGAATCAAGGCTCGCGTTTCCGGCTGGCGTCGCGACCGCCGAGACCATGCGCGACATCTTCAGCCACGGTCGCGAGGCGATGCGCCGCGTGGGCATGCTGTTCGGCAGCCTGAGCGCGGCGGCCGCGTTCAACGCGGTCGATGACTTCCTGTGGCAGATCCCGCGCTGGGCGCCGTCGTTCTCCGCGCAGAAGCTGACCCTCGCCTTCGATCCCTCGCTGCTCCTGCTCGGCTTCGGCAGCATCATTGGACTCCGGGCGGGGCTGGGCCTGCTCGCCGGCGCCCTGCTGGCCTGGGGCCTGGCGGCCCCCGAGCTGATCGACCGGGGTGTCGTGGACGTGGCGGGTGCCGAAAACTGGTTCCAGCCCCTGGTCGGCTGGCTGTTGTGGCCCGGCGTCACCCTGATGGTCACCACGAGTCTGGTCGGCTTCGCGGCCGCACTGCTACACCGGGCCGACAACGTGACGGTCCGTGGCGCCGCCCGCGGCCGCGAACCTGGCCAGGGTGCGCGGCTCGGTGGATTCGCCCTGGCCGCTGGTCTGGCCATCGTGCTGCAGATGCTCCTGTTCGACGTTCACTGGAGCATGGCCGTTGCCGCCATCCCGATGGCCTTCGCGCTCGCCATGGTTGCGGCGCGCGTGACCGGCGAGACCGGTATCCCGCCAATCGGCGCCATCGGTAAGGTGTCGCAGCTCAGCTTTGCCGTAATGGCCCCGGGCAAGCCGGTGACCAACCTGATGACCGCCAATGTCGCCGGCGGCGCCGCCGGCCAGTGCGCCGACCTGCTGAATGACTTCCGCGCGGGACACCTGATCGGCGCCAGTCCCGGGTTCCAGGTCGTCGCGCAGTGCGCGGGGATCCTCACCGGCAGCCTGGTCGGGAGCCTGGTCTACCTGAAACTGATTTCCGATCCAGAGCGGCAGCTTCTGACCCCGGAGTGGCCCGCCCCGGCGGTGGCGACCTGGAAGGCGGTGGCCGACAGCCTGACGCACGGCCTCGGCAGTATTCCCCCCTCGGCGATGTTCGCCATGGCTATCGCGGCGGTATTCGGGATCGTGCTGGCACTGCTCGAACGGCGCATCCGCGGCCCCCGGCTGGTATGGCTGCCGAGCGGCACAACCCTCGGCCTCGCCTTCGTTATGCCGGCGGGTATCTCGATCACTCTTTTCCTCGGCGCGCTCCTCGCCGCCATCCTGCACCGGTTCGCGCCCCACTGGTCAGCTCGCTTCCTGCTCAGCATCGCGGCCGGACTCGTCGCCGGGGAAAGCCTGTATGGCGTCATCAGGGTCTGGTTCTAA
- a CDS encoding SDR family oxidoreductase, translating into MNTTTRIAVVTGTNRGLGLETCRQLAAQGIRVMMTSRSEEKGRQTAERLQAEGLDVVFFPLDVTDPDGPMRLSAYVRETFGRLDILVNNAGIFPDPWGTEVSSVFRADVATVRAAMETNTYGALRLMQALIPLMQGSGNVVNVSSGMGQLSDMNGCCPGYRLSKSGLNALTRIFADELRDTGVKINSVCPGWVRTDMGGSNAERSVEQGAQGIVWAATLDESGPSGGFFRDGKAIPW; encoded by the coding sequence ATGAACACGACAACACGTATCGCAGTGGTTACCGGCACAAACCGGGGTCTCGGTCTCGAGACCTGCCGGCAGCTTGCCGCTCAGGGAATCCGGGTGATGATGACCAGCCGATCTGAAGAGAAGGGACGTCAGACGGCAGAACGGCTCCAGGCAGAGGGGCTGGATGTGGTCTTCTTTCCGCTGGATGTGACCGACCCCGATGGCCCAATGCGGCTTTCGGCGTACGTGCGCGAAACCTTTGGCCGCCTGGACATCCTCGTGAATAATGCCGGCATCTTTCCCGATCCCTGGGGAACGGAGGTCTCCAGTGTGTTCCGCGCCGATGTCGCCACCGTCCGTGCTGCGATGGAGACCAACACCTACGGCGCGCTGCGTCTGATGCAGGCCTTGATTCCGCTTATGCAGGGAAGCGGAAACGTGGTCAACGTCTCCTCCGGCATGGGACAGCTTAGCGACATGAACGGGTGCTGCCCGGGCTACCGCCTGTCCAAGTCCGGCCTCAACGCCCTGACCCGTATCTTCGCCGACGAGCTCCGGGATACCGGCGTCAAGATCAACTCGGTCTGCCCCGGATGGGTGCGCACCGACATGGGCGGATCAAACGCGGAGCGTAGCGTCGAGCAGGGCGCCCAGGGCATCGTGTGGGCCGCGACCTTGGACGAAAGCGGCCCGAGTGGTGGATTCTTCCGCGACGGGAAAGCCATTCCCTGGTAG